CGCAGCGCAATCTTCAGGTCACGACATCCGGCAACCCGGGATTCCCCACGACTCATCGCGTTCCCCAGACAATCGATGTCCGTCCGAGCCCGCCGCCGCAGTCCACCGACCGGCGCAGCATTCTGAGCTACCCCGACGAGATCATGATCGATTGGGGCACCACGCCGCGCGGCAGTGTGGCGAAGATCTATTGGCCGGAACTGAGCGCCGAGCGGGTCCTGGATCTCGCAAAACGGCTGTATCCCACCAACACCCTCTCGGCCGCCGATGCCAACACGATTCAGTGCGAGGTGGTGGGTCCGGTCACCTACATACCGATTCCTTTTGGCGCCGGAGGCAGCTTCGCGGGGTTGATGACGATCGACCTTCCAGCCTCGGTCCGGGAAGGCAATGAATTCAACGTGCTCGTGCGCCGCATCTCCACCAAGCAGGTCCGGACGAGAGAAAAGCGCGCCAACGATCGGCTGTTCCTGGCGGCATCCAGCATCGATACGGCCGAGCGCGAACCTATGGTCTGGCGTTACGTGTCGGGCGCTTTCCTTGCAAAGATTTCCGTGGAGCGCGAAAGCAGGATTGTTCCAGCGGACGAAAACTTGCTTGCGATACTGAAATGGCGACTCGGCCTGATCGGTTCCGGCAACCGCTGGTACAAGGTGCTGTTGCGTTACATCAGCTACCTCTCGGGCCGGATCAACGGAATGGGCGGCAACGCGTCCAAGATTCCACCGTCCCCGGGCGGGTATCAGCCTCCTTCCTTCCATCCCGGCAAGCCCGCGGGCGAGCATCGTTATACGGGAAAGATCATCGGCATCCGCTATGATCGTTTTGGAGACTTCGAAGGCTTCACGTTGCTGTCCGAGACCGGACGGGAGCACCGCTTCCGGGGCCGTGAGCCCGCGGTGGAGGAACTCGTACGCCGCGCTTGGATTGAAAGAAGTCTGATCGGCGTCATCGTCGAGCCGCCTGATCTCGATTGGCCGGCATCAATCGTTCTCGATCGGTGGAAATGAAATACGGATGGAGGTCGCCGGCTTCGTAGCTTGCGACGGGCCAGGCAAAATGGTCTCGTCCTTAGTGCTCACGTCACCATGCCCTCCCAATTGCCCCTGGGCCTTGCAGCAGCGCGACGCTCAGGTCACGACCCGCGAATGCGCCGTGCGCCGCGGAGATGTTTCATGACGCGTGCACTCGCATAAAAGTGCCGCAATGGCGATCTTGAGGCTCAAAAGCCAAGTCGCGAGCTTTGTGTCGATCCAGTACCGGATCGACCGGGCACGGCGGTTTGATGATCAGGCATGCTGACAAGGGGCGACTGCAGAGCGCTTGAATGCGATATCCAGAGGGCGCGTTTGCAATTGGTCTGCAGTGACAACAGATACGTCAGCGAGCCATGGGGATCATGTGAAAATGACGCATGACGAGGATCGGTATCGTCCCGATGCTTGTGTTTACCCGGTATGGATATCGCCCCTCGCACGTCTGTGCATTCCCGGAATCCAATGCTAGCGTCAAGGGGGATGGCTGGAAGGTAAAAAAAGGAAAGGTATCGGGAATGGCGAGGGCGATCGAAACATTGCCTTCTATGGTACTTGCCAACGGCAGGTCCGTCGCCGAAAACCTGGAACAGGCGGCGGAGAGCGGCGCGCTTGTGCGGAGAGCAGACGGCCGGCTCGAGCTGGCGGACTTCGTCAGTCATCCCGGTAAGCCATCCCGGCTGGATCCCTTCATCAAAGATGGCCCGCAAGGCACCTTCCCCCCATGTGCCTTCCTCAATCACTTCCTGTTTCGCCAGGCGTATGGGGAGACGGCTGTGCCGTTCGGGTGTCGTGACTGCTACAAGGTCAAGGTGGTGTCACGATCCATGCGGCAGTTGATGGCGGTCCGCGACATCGTCAAATCATTGCCCTGTGCGTCCAAGAGCGGTCCGGAAGTGGACAACCCGCAAAATTCCAGTCCCTATGGAACCTATCTGTATCTCACCGGGCTGGGTGTCGCGCAGGCCTATTACCGCAAGGTGCGCGAGAAAATCGATCAGCACTCGTCTTTAGGCCCCGATACCAAGATGCTCGTCAAGCGCGGTTGCAGCAACTACGAGCATAGATGTGGTCCGTCGGACAAATATACCTTTGATCCGCGGCTTGAGCCGCTCGAAGCGACGCTCGCCACTTGGTTCGTGGCGCCCGTCCTGCGGTTCACAAGAGAAATCCGCAACGCACTTGCGTTGGCGCAGATGACGAGGACGGCCTATCGCATCGGTGACGAGACGTACAAGGATTTCAATGGCGGCCGCGATCTTGTGCAGCCCACGGTGAACTACGCGCCCGGCCCCGAGGTTGAATGATTGCGGCGTGAAATCGTGACAGGAGCATCGAGACCGTCGTGGAGCCGATGAGCGCAACTGCCGGCGATCGTGGCCGCGGCGGCTTTCTGCCGATGCTCGTCAAGCCGGACTGGCTGGGCCCCGAGGCGGCGGACGCGCTGTTGCGCTACGCAATTGAGCGGGAGATGTGCTACGAGCCCGCCGCCGTGCTCCATGAAGGTGCGGTCCGCGTCGATGCCAATCTTCGCAGCGCGCTGAAATTGCCGAGCCTCGGCCCTTTCGAGGCATTGCTGAGATCCCGCGCTCTGGATATCAAGAGCGAACTCCAGCAGGCATTCGGGATGAACCCGTTCGAGGCCACGCAGGTGGAGATTGAAATGGTGTCGCACGGGGACGGCGCGCATTTCCGTCGGCATGTCGATACCTTCCTCGGCCCAGTTCGACAGCGAAGGCCGCGCATACTGACCCTGGTTCTCTATCTGAACCGTCGGCCGGCCGGCTTTACGGGCGGGGCCCTGCGGATGTACGCGGTGGGCACTTCTCAAACCAGGGACATCCTTCCCGACCACAACCTCATGGTCGCCTTCCCTTCGATTGCACCCCATTCGGTCGAGCCCATTCTTTGCCGTGATGGGGCTTTCGCGGACCGCCGCTTCGCGGTCAATATGTGGATCCATGGCTGACGTGACTTCAAACTGACAAGACCGGGCCGAGCGGACGCGGCAAAGACGTTACGGAGATTGAGATGCAAAGAACGGGTCAGATCGGTCCAGGTACGCGCGTGAAGTGGCATGCCGATCAGCTAACCGCAGAGATCGACGGACAGATGGTGGTGATGGGGTTGCTTCAGGGCAAATATGTCGGATTTGACGGTGTGGCGTCCGAAATCTGGCGCCGTCTGGAGCGCCCCCAAACCGTGTCGGAATTGTGCGACGGGCTGGTGCGGGACTTCGACGGCGACGGCGCCGTGATCGCGCAGGACACCATCGACCTGATTTCGCGGCTCCGCGAGTATGGCCTTATCGACATCGAAGCGGGCGGCGCCGAATAGCGCGATGGCCCCAGACGCGGCGGAAGACAGATATTTCTACGGCTATCGGCTCCGCACGGAGTTGCCAATCGCCAGCTTTCCGCCGCTGCTGCGCGAAGGCGCCGCAGACATTGTGTTGCGGCTCGGGGACGTGCCGCAAAGCCTGGACGCTCCTGTCTGGAAGAGCCCTTTCATCGAGGTCGACACGGATGGCTGCCTTTTGTTGAAGGCTTCCGGGCAATTGCGCTTTTTGATCCGGGATGGACGCGACGTGGTTGCCGATCTCGGCCCCAACTGCCCGATCCAGGACGTCGAGACTTTTTTGCAGGGCACTGTGGCGGGCGTGCTTCTGCACCAGCGCGGCGATCTCATCCTGCATGCCAGCTGCGTTCATGGCAGGGACGGCGCGGTCGCCATCGCCGGGTTGTCGGGACGTGGGAAATCCACCTTGGCTGCTTGCCTTGTGGCGCACGGGTACGAGGCGATGACAGATGACATCTGCCGGATCGTGGTCAGGGATGGTCGGGCACACGCCTTTCCCGGACCGTTGCGGCTACGGTTGTGGCCCGACGCGGCGCGCGCCCTGTCCCATCCACCGGAATCGCTCTTGGCCGGGCGTCCGGGCCATGCCAAACGCCTGCTCGTCCTGTCTCCAGGCCGTTGTGAGCCCGCTCCGCTGGGCGCTATCGTTCGTTTAGGCGTCGATCCCCGCCTGAAGACACCAACCATGATCCGGCTGTCGGGGCCGGTATCTGTCATGCCGGCGACTGAGATGCTCTATCGCGCGCGTTTGGGGCGCCATCTTGGCAGGCGTGAAGGGCAGTTTCAGGACCTGACGCGCCTGGCGACGCTCGTGCCCATCTTTTCCCTGACCCGAACTGGCAATGTGGCGGATTTGCCGGATCTGGTGCGCCTTGCCGCGTC
The nucleotide sequence above comes from Rhizomicrobium sp.. Encoded proteins:
- a CDS encoding 2OG-Fe(II) oxygenase, which gives rise to MSATAGDRGRGGFLPMLVKPDWLGPEAADALLRYAIEREMCYEPAAVLHEGAVRVDANLRSALKLPSLGPFEALLRSRALDIKSELQQAFGMNPFEATQVEIEMVSHGDGAHFRRHVDTFLGPVRQRRPRILTLVLYLNRRPAGFTGGALRMYAVGTSQTRDILPDHNLMVAFPSIAPHSVEPILCRDGAFADRRFAVNMWIHG
- a CDS encoding PqqD family protein; the encoded protein is MKWHADQLTAEIDGQMVVMGLLQGKYVGFDGVASEIWRRLERPQTVSELCDGLVRDFDGDGAVIAQDTIDLISRLREYGLIDIEAGGAE